The genomic DNA AGGACCGTAAGACCCTCCGCGGCCGGTGCCAGATGATCGATAATCGCTGGCCACGGGGCCGCCGGACACGAGTAGGGCGGTCGGGACGGGTGCACGTCGAGGATCGGTCGGGCCTGCCGGGTCCCGGCACGCTGCTGCGCACCCGGACGTCCGCGCCGGTGCCGTCCGCCCGGACCATCGCGCGCCCCCACCTCCTGGCCCGGCTGGAGGAGGCGGCGGCCCGGCCGGTCACGCTGGTCAGCGCCGGCCCGGGCTGGGGCAAGACCGAGCTGGTCTCGCACTGAGCCCACCACGGGCAGCGGCCGGGACCGGTGGCCTGGCTGGCGCTCGAGCCCGACGACGACGACCCGGCGCGGCTGTGGACCCACCTCCTGGTGGCCCTGCGCCGGAGCGGGGCGATCGCCGGCTCGCCGCTGGAGGCACTGCACCCGCCGGTCGACCTCGACGCGGGCTTCGTCGACCGGGTCGTCGAGGGGCCCGCCGAGCGACCGTCGCCGGTGGTCCTGGTGCTCGAGGACCTGCACGAGGTGCAGTCCCGTGAGGCACTGGCCGGCCTGGGGCGGTTGCTGAGCACCATCCCGAACCAGCTGCGGCTGGTGCTGGTGAGCCGGTCGACCCGGCCCTGCCCGTCCACCGGCTGCGGGGCCGTGGCGACCTTGCCGAGGTGCGGGCGGCGGACCTGGCGCTGGACGAGGAGGAGGCCCGCGCGCTGCTCGCTCAGCACGGCCTCGACCTGCCGGCCGACGAGCTGGCCGCTCCGGTGGCCCGCACGGAGAGCTGGGCGACCGGCCTGCGCCTCGCCGCGCTGGCCCTGGAGAGCCAGCCGACCGCGGCGGAGCGTACCGAGGCGGTCGCGCGGTTCGCGGGTGACGAGAGGACCGTCGCCGACTACCTGGTCGCCGAGGTGGTGGGCCGGCTTTCGGCCCGGCTGCGGACCTTCGTCCTGCAGACCAGCGTCGTGGACCGCTTGGACGCGGGGCTGGCCGACGCCCTCACCGGTGGCACCGACGGCCCCAAGGCTCTGGACGCGCTGGCTCGCTCCGGCGCGCCCTTCGTCGCCCTGGACCGGGGCCGCGGCTGGTACCGCTGCCACCAGCTGTTCGCCGAGATGTGCCGGCACCAGCTCGCCGTCGAGGCGCCGGAGACGGTGCCGAGCTGCACGCCCGGGCGGCCCGCTGGTACGCCCGCAACGACGAGCCGGTCGAGGCGGTGCGGCACGCGCTGCTCGCCGGGGACTGGGAGCTCCTCGGCGACCACATCCTGCGGGTCGCGGGCGCCCAGGTCTTCGACGAGGAAGGATGGGCGCTGCGCCGGCTGCTGCGAGAGGTGCCTCCTGACGTCTGCCGACCGGCCCGCGATGGCCAGTGTGCGCGTGCTGGCCCTGCACGACGAGGCCGACCCGCTCGAGCAGGAGCTGCGGGTGCGGCTGGCCGAGGACTGCTCGAGCGCGCGCCGGCTGGTCCGGAGGCCCTCGTCCTGGCCCTGGCCGGGGCGGCCGCCGCGCGGTCCCGCCTCGACGTGGTGGCCGCGGCCGAGGGGAGCGCCCGGGCCCTGCGGCTCGCCGCCGGGATGTCCCCGTCCCAGGTGCCGGCGCTTCCGCAGTACGTGGCCTTCGCGCACGTGCTGCTGGGCAAGAGCCTGGTGTGGGTGGGGGAGCTGTCCGGCGCGCAGCGCCACTTCGAGCAGATCCTGTCCGACCCGGACGACACCGAATGGCCCGACCAGCCCTACCGGCCCGGCCGGCCCGAGAGCCCCGTGCACGCGACGATCCTGGCCCGCTTCCTACCTGTCGCTGATCCACGCGATGCTCGGCAGCCTGCAGTTCGCCCGACGCCAGGCCGACTCGGCGTTGGAGAGGCCACCCGCCTGGGCCGTGACGACGACGTGCAGTGCACCGTCGCGCACCTCGCGCTGGTGCTGGTTCATCTCCAGCGCGGCGACCGGCCCGAGTGCGACGCCGCGCTGGCACGGGCTGCTGCCGTGCTCGACCGGCGGCCCGATCCGATCCTCGACGTGGCTCGGCAGCTGGCCGGCACCCGGCTCGCCGCGGACGTGGGGGCCGACCCGTCGGGTGCGCTGGCCGTCCTCGACGCCGCGCGGACGACGCTCGACTCGTTGCCACCGGTGCCGTTCCTGACCGTGTGGCTGGTGCTGGTGCGCGCCGAGGTGCTGCTGGCGGCCGACCGGGCCGACGAGGCGCTCGCCGTGCTCTCGGCCGGGCCGGACGCACCGCTCGACAGCACCGGCTACGGCCGGCTGCTCGGAGGGCGGGCCCTGCTCGGGCTGGGCCGGCCGGCCGACGCCCTGGACCTGGTGGGCCCGCTCCTCGACGACCCACAGACGACCGAGGTCCAGGTGGTGGAGGCCTGGCTGGTCACCGCGCTGGCCGCCGACCGGCTCCGGCTGGACGCTGCCGCCCTGTCCTCGATCGGGCGGGCGCTGGACGCCGCGGCTCCCGAGTCCCTGCTCCGGCCCTTCTACACGATGGGCGCCGGGCTGGACACGCTCCTCGACCGTCACCGACGGCTGGTCGGCAGCCACGCCGCCCTCGTGGCCGGGCTGCTGTCGCTGCCCGGCGGACCGGCCCCCGACCCACCGCCCGTGCATGGGGCGCTGACGGACCGGGAGCTGACCGTGCTCTCCCTGCTGCCGACCCTGATGAGCAACGCCGAGATCGCCCACGAGCTCTACGTCTCGATCAACACCGTCAAGGCCCACCTCAAGTCGCTCTACCGCAAGCTCGGCGTCTCCAACCGGCGTGAGGCGGTGCTGCACGGTGCGCACCTGGTGCCGACCCGGCCGGGACGCACGACGGCGCCGCTGCCCTGACGGCGGCCCGCACTCCGGCTAGCTCGGGTCGCCCCGGTCCTCGCCCGACGACGCGGCCTTCTCGGCCCACCGCCGGGCGATGGCCGGGCCGACCAGGCGGGCCGCGATGCCGATCACCAGGAGGTCCAGCGCCATCTGCACCGTGACGGCGATCCGGGCCGCCGACCCGACGGCGTGCACGTCGCCGAAGCCGACGGTGGCGACCGTGGACACGGTGAAGTAGAGCGCGTCCACCCGGTTGTTCAGGTCGACGAACTCGTCCTCTCGGGTCGCCAGGCTCAGGTAGGTGAGGGCGAAGAACACGACCAGCGCGTAGACGAGGGCCACCAGCGCCTCGAGCCGCACGCCGTTGTCGTCGGGCGCCGTGCGCCGCCGACGTACGAGGGCCACCACGGCGTACCCGATGGCGATGACGCCGCCGGCGAACAACAGCCACGACAGCAGCGGGGGAGCGTCCTTGCCCGGCACGGGGCAGACGAAGTAGATGGCGAGGCAACCCAGCACCACCAGGACGTTGCGACCGACCCGGGACCTCATCGGGGGCTCACCGGCACACGTCCGCATCCACGGTCAGGCCGCCGTCGGTGACCCGGAGGCTGACCAGGTCGACCCCGGCGTCACGGACCCGGCGCACCAGGTCGGCCAGCTCGGCCTCGTCCCGGACCGGGCCGGGCAGCGTGGTCGAGACCGGCTCGACCACCGAGGTGAAGCCCTCGAACGAGCCCATGCTGAGCGTGCCGACCACGCCGGTGACCCGGATCTCGACGACGGTCGGCTCCGGCGCGGACGGGTCGGCGCTCACCGGACCGGGTCCTCGCTCCGGTGCGGGTCCCGTCCGGGATCGCCCTCGGCCGGGCGCTGCCGCACCTCGACGAGGTGCGCGCCGGTCTGCTCCAGCCGCTCGATGACGCCGTGCAGGGCCGCCTGGTCCACGACGACCCCGGTGAGGACTGTCTCGTCGCCGTGCTCGCGCACCGCCAGACCCGGGAGCTCGGCCACCGCGGCGGCGTCCAGGTGCCCGCGCACTCGGAACTCGTACGTGGCTGGCTGCACACCGCCTCCGGGTGGTCGTCTTCCCTCGTCAGCGCCACTGTCGCTGACAGCGGGCCGCCGTGACGTCACCCCGGCCGGGTGAGGATGCGTCGACGCGTTGGGCCGGGCACCTGGGGTTGCAGGCTCGACGTCTACGGCAGCCGACCGGACCGTCCCCGCTGCTGGCGACGTGCTGGTGTTCCAGGCGACGTCGGCCGTCGGCGAGGCCGGGCTCGCGGCGTACCGCGCGGCCGAGAGCTGGCTGGCCACCCCGGCGACCCCCCGGCCGCTGGAGGCTGGGACCCCGCCCGGTCGGGCCGCGACTCACCCCCCATGGGTGACGCCGTCCCGGCGTGCCGGCTGGAGGCTGTGAGGCAGGTCTTCCCACTTGATCGTGAGGCTCGACATGACCGGCAGCGCCGACCAGACCACGACGGCAGCGGGCGGGGTGCCCACCCAGACCTCCACCGAGGCCGAGCTCACCAGGCTGCGCGCCCAGGTGGCCGAGCTGCAGGCGCAGGTCGACACCCCGGGGCGGCCCGGCGGCTGGTGGCGCCCGTGGGTGGCCGGAGTGCTGATCGCGATGGCTGCGCTGCTGGCCCCGATCGCGGTGGTCGCGGCGTGGGCCCACGACCAGGTCAGCGACACCGACCGCTACGTGGAGACCATCACCCCGCTCGCCAGCGACCCGGCCGTGCAGGACGCGATGGTCAAGCGGATCACACAGGAGATCTTCACTCGCCTCGACGTACGCGCCGTCACCAACGAAGCTGTGGACGCGCTGGCCGAGCAGGGGCTCCCGCCCGGCGCCGCCGCCACGCTGACGGCCCTGTCCGGAACCCTCGCCAGTTCGATCGAGTCCTTCGTGACCGACAAGGTCCGCCAGTTCGTCGAGTCGCCGGAGTTCGCCGACGCCTGGGTAGCCGCCAACCGCGAGGCGCACACCCAGATGGTGGCGCTGCTGACCGGGAAGGACACCGAGAAGGTCACCGTCACCGACAACGCGGTCCAGGTCAACCTGGCCGCGGTCATCAACGCGGTCAAGGCCCGACTGGTGGCGCGCGGCTTCGAGCTGGCCGATCGGCTGCCGGAGATCAACGCGACCTTCACCGTGTTCGAGTCGGCCGACCTCACCACGGCGCAGAACGGCTTCCGGCTGCTCAGCAGCGTCTCGCGGGCGCTCCCCGTCGTCGCGCTGCTGCTCGCCGGCCTGGCGGTCTACATCTCCCGGGAGCGGCGCCGGGCCTTGATGTACGTCGGCGTGGCGGTGGCCGGGTCGATGCTCCTCCTGGGGGTCGGGCTCAACGCGGCACGGGCCGTCTACCTCGACGCCGTACCGCCGGAGCAGCTCTCCCCGGCCGCCGCGGCCAGCATCTACGACACGCTCGTCGAGTTCATCCGGCTCAACCTGCGCGCGGTGCTGGTGGTGGCGCTCGCCGTCGCCATCGGCGCCTGGCTGAGCGGGCGGTCGTCCGGCGCGGTCGCCACCCGGGGTGGGATCGCCCGCGGGTTCGCCGCCGTCCGGGGCGGGGGCGAGCGGGTCGGGCTGAACACCGGCCCGGTGGGGGCCTGGGTGCACCACTACCGCACCGCCCTGCGCGCGGTCGTGATCGGCGGTGCCGTCCTGGTCTACGTGCAGGCGGCGCACCCGACCGGCGCCTGGACGCTGAAGGTCCTGGGCGTCGTCGTCCTCCTGCTGGTCGTGGTCGAGCTGCTCGCCCGGCCGCCGGACGAGACCGCGGCCGCGGCCGGCCCTGACGGCGGGCCGACAGCCTCGGTCACGCCCTGACGCCGACCGCGACCTCCGGCACCCGCTCGGTGAGCGGCAGCCTGACCACGAACCGGGTGTCGCCGGGCTGCGACTCCACGGTGAGGTCGCCGCCGTGCCGGGCGACGACGATGCGGTAGGAGATGTCGAGCCCGAGCCCGGTGCCCTGGCCCACCGGCTTGGTCGTGAAGAACGGCTCGAAGATGCGCTGCCGAAGCTCCTCGGGGATGCCCGGGCCGGTGTCCCCGACCTCGACCCGCACGTGGTCGCCGTCCAGCGAGGTGCGCAGCGTGAGGGTGCCCTGGCCGTCCATCGCCTGCAGCGCGTTGTCGATCAGGTTGGTCCACACCTGGTTCAGCTCGCCCGCGTACAGCGGGATCACTGGCAGAGACCGGTCGAAGTCCTTGACGACGGTGACGCCCTCGAGCTTGCCCGCCAGCATCGCGAGCGTGCTCTTGATGCCCTCGTGGACGTTGGCCCGCTGGAACGGTGCCCGGTCCATGTGCGAGTACTGCTTGGCGGCGGCGACGAGCGAGGAGATCCGGGTTACCGAGTCGGTGATCTCGCGCAGCAGCAGCTCGGTCTCCAGCGTGTAGGTGAGCCAGCGGACCGCGCCGTCGAGCATGTCCGGCCGCGCCTCCGTGGCGACCCGGTCCAGGAACGCGGGTGAGGTGCCTGCCGAGGTCAGCACCGGGGCCAGCTCCCAGCCCTGCCGCACGCCGTGCTCGTCGAGCCAGAGGGTCAGCTCGTCCTCGCGCTCCGACGCCTCGAGGGGGCTGAGCTCGGGCGCGTCCGCGACGGCGGCGACCGCCTCCTCCTGCACGTCGACGAGCAGCTCGAGCAGCTTGGGGTCGATCTCATCGTGCGCGAGCATCGCGAGCTTGTGCCGCATGCCGGCGACCCGCTCGCGCAGCGCCGCGTTGGCCCGGACGGCTGCGGCCGCCGGGTTGTTGAGCTCGTGGGTCAGGCCGGCCGCGAGCGAGCCCAGGGCGAGCAGCTGCTGGCGCTGGCCGACGATCTGCTGCGACCGGCGCAGGCCCATGAACAGGCCCTCCAGCAGGTGCATGGCCATCGGGAACCAGTCGCGCACCGCACGGCCGAAGTCACCCGCCGGAACGACCCACACGCGCAGGTCGCTGATGCTGCGCACGCTCGCCGCGTAGGTCTCCGACTCGGCCGCGTCGACGTAGGCGGTCATCGCGCCGAAGTACACGCCGACCTGGTCGGTGCGCACGGTCTCGACGTCGTCCGGGCCGACCCGTCGGCTCATCGCCAGCGTGCCCTGCAGCAGCAGCACGACGACCTCGGCCGGGTCCCCCTCGGCGATGAAGGTCGTGCCCACGGGCACCTCCACGACCCAGCCGCGACCCGCCAGCCAGTCGAGCTGCTCGTCGTCGAGCTTCTCGAACAGGAAGAGCGTGCGCAGCTCGTCGCGGCTCAGGCGGGCATCGG from Actinomycetes bacterium includes the following:
- a CDS encoding LuxR C-terminal-related transcriptional regulator; translated protein: MPAPARRRGAGDGAELHARAARWYARNDEPVEAVRHALLAGDWELLGDHILRVAGAQVFDEEGWALRRLLREVPPDVCRPARDGQCARAGPARRGRPARAGAAGAAGRGLLERAPAGPEALVLALAGAAAARSRLDVVAAAEGSARALRLAAGMSPSQVPALPQYVAFAHVLLGKSLVWVGELSGAQRHFEQILSDPDDTEWPDQPYRPGRPESPVHATILARFLPVADPRDARQPAVRPTPGRLGVGEATRLGRDDDVQCTVAHLALVLVHLQRGDRPECDAALARAAAVLDRRPDPILDVARQLAGTRLAADVGADPSGALAVLDAARTTLDSLPPVPFLTVWLVLVRAEVLLAADRADEALAVLSAGPDAPLDSTGYGRLLGGRALLGLGRPADALDLVGPLLDDPQTTEVQVVEAWLVTALAADRLRLDAAALSSIGRALDAAAPESLLRPFYTMGAGLDTLLDRHRRLVGSHAALVAGLLSLPGGPAPDPPPVHGALTDRELTVLSLLPTLMSNAEIAHELYVSINTVKAHLKSLYRKLGVSNRREAVLHGAHLVPTRPGRTTAPLP
- a CDS encoding potassium channel family protein is translated as MRSRVGRNVLVVLGCLAIYFVCPVPGKDAPPLLSWLLFAGGVIAIGYAVVALVRRRRTAPDDNGVRLEALVALVYALVVFFALTYLSLATREDEFVDLNNRVDALYFTVSTVATVGFGDVHAVGSAARIAVTVQMALDLLVIGIAARLVGPAIARRWAEKAASSGEDRGDPS
- a CDS encoding ATP-binding protein → MTSLSAEPTDARLSRDELRTLFLFEKLDDEQLDWLAGRGWVVEVPVGTTFIAEGDPAEVVVLLLQGTLAMSRRVGPDDVETVRTDQVGVYFGAMTAYVDAAESETYAASVRSISDLRVWVVPAGDFGRAVRDWFPMAMHLLEGLFMGLRRSQQIVGQRQQLLALGSLAAGLTHELNNPAAAAVRANAALRERVAGMRHKLAMLAHDEIDPKLLELLVDVQEEAVAAVADAPELSPLEASEREDELTLWLDEHGVRQGWELAPVLTSAGTSPAFLDRVATEARPDMLDGAVRWLTYTLETELLLREITDSVTRISSLVAAAKQYSHMDRAPFQRANVHEGIKSTLAMLAGKLEGVTVVKDFDRSLPVIPLYAGELNQVWTNLIDNALQAMDGQGTLTLRTSLDGDHVRVEVGDTGPGIPEELRQRIFEPFFTTKPVGQGTGLGLDISYRIVVARHGGDLTVESQPGDTRFVVRLPLTERVPEVAVGVRA